CCGCGACCGCAATTACCTCTGGTACAGCCTGTTCGTCGCCAGCTTCAGCCTCTACCAGTTCATCCAGCTCGGTTTCGCCCAGCAATGGTTGTGGCCTAACGCCCTGGCCTGGCAGCAGTTGAGCTTCCCGTTCATGTCGGCACTGGCGACGCTCTTCGGCATCCATTTCACCTATGGGGTACTGGAACTGGACAAGGCCCCCAAGGCCTATCGCTGGACAACCCAGGCGCTCAAGGCCTGTTGTTGGCTGGTGTTGGGCATGGCCTTGTTCGGCCCTTACACACCGGCCCTGTTCGGCAGTTTCGCGCTGCTGATCGCCTGCGCCCCCGTGGCTTTCATCATCACCCTGCTGCGCTGGCGCGAAGGCTATACAGCGGCACGCCTGTTCGCCCTCGGCTGGTTCGTGCTGATCACCGCCAGCCTCGCCAGCATCCTCACTGGCACGGGCCTGCTGCCCTACTCGCTACTGACCCTGCACGCCCAGCAGATGGGTGGGCTGATCGAGATGACGGTGTTCTCCATCGCTCTCGCCGCGCGCATCCGCCAGGCGCAACAGGCCAAACGCCAGGCCCAGGCCAAGCTGATCGAGCAGGAACGCCGCCTCGGCCTCGAACAGGCCAAACGCCTGGAGCTGCAGCAACAGATCAGCGAAAACCTGGAGCAACGCGTCCAGGAGCGCACCGCAACCCTGCAGGACACTCTGCAGCAGTTATCCCAGGCCAACCAGCGTTTGGCGGAGTTGAATCGTCATGACGGTCTCACCGGCTTGCTCAACCGGCAGACACTGAGCGAGGAGCTGACACGTGCCTGCTTCCGCGCCATGCGCAGCCAGCAACCATTGGCCGTGCTGATGCTGGATCTGGATCATTTCAAACAGGTCAATGACCGGCATGGCCACCTGGCTGGTGACGCCTGCCTGCGCCATGCCGCCCAGCGCATCCGCCAGCGTCTGCGCAGCAG
The genomic region above belongs to Pseudomonas sp. GOM7 and contains:
- a CDS encoding sensor domain-containing diguanylate cyclase, with translation MTATLRLLMLLLLPALTWAKSLPLPADHTQMLPGPYMFVWKDPNGQADFKQVSTLPDSAWQAVGRRDASFGYGGNAYWLRLDVHNPHDRSLDWILVIGNPLLDQLDAYGLDGERIYRAGDQRPFAWRWLEHRQLLLPLRVEPGEQQRIWLRMQTAGSANLSASLMTHATFNHQEQLNLLLQGLFFGALIAMLIYNLSIFCITRDRNYLWYSLFVASFSLYQFIQLGFAQQWLWPNALAWQQLSFPFMSALATLFGIHFTYGVLELDKAPKAYRWTTQALKACCWLVLGMALFGPYTPALFGSFALLIACAPVAFIITLLRWREGYTAARLFALGWFVLITASLASILTGTGLLPYSLLTLHAQQMGGLIEMTVFSIALAARIRQAQQAKRQAQAKLIEQERRLGLEQAKRLELQQQISENLEQRVQERTATLQDTLQQLSQANQRLAELNRHDGLTGLLNRQTLSEELTRACFRAMRSQQPLAVLMLDLDHFKQVNDRHGHLAGDACLRHAAQRIRQRLRSSDWLARFGGEEFVALLDSTDMTGALDLAEQLREDLASNPCPYQQQSIPLSLSIGLHAGTPSTPACGEHWLDLADRALYRAKAGGRNRVACYEEQALDNA